The Candidatus Paceibacterota bacterium genome contains a region encoding:
- a CDS encoding 2-phospho-L-lactate transferase CofD family protein, translating to TSIIPNLLVRGIPEAIKKSKAKKIYVCNLMTKFGETNNFYAKDFIYEIENYLGENILDYIILNNKIPPSKFLFKYRKARAKMVRYKDHDFQQKNHYKVKIIKANVIRMGDFIRHDPKKIAKIIYSLK from the coding sequence ATACAAGCATTATTCCAAATCTTCTTGTCAGGGGTATTCCCGAAGCTATAAAGAAAAGCAAAGCTAAGAAAATTTATGTTTGTAATTTAATGACAAAATTCGGTGAGACGAATAATTTTTACGCTAAGGATTTTATTTACGAAATTGAAAACTATTTAGGGGAAAATATTTTAGATTATATTATTTTAAATAATAAAATTCCTCCAAGTAAATTTCTTTTTAAGTATAGAAAAGCAAGGGCTAAAATGGTAAGATATAAGGACCATGATTTCCAGCAAAAAAATCATTATAAAGTAAAGATTATTAAAGCCAATGTTATAAGAATGGGAGATTTTATTCGGCACGATCCTAAAAAAATTGCAAAAATAATTTATTCGTTAAAGTAA